A stretch of the Jeotgalibacillus haloalkalitolerans genome encodes the following:
- a CDS encoding helix-turn-helix domain-containing protein, giving the protein MSLAHILKYYREEVVEISQKDAAYQLNIRPATLSNYERGVRQFPIDILRKMKDIYHIDDDTFMAIVLYETTDKEIIKEAKYEVTQKVMKAEDRQLMDFLRENHSLLDEIRALSQMPPNKQKHHTDFFVSMLKVARTYLK; this is encoded by the coding sequence ATGTCTTTGGCACATATTCTGAAATACTACCGTGAAGAAGTGGTTGAGATCAGCCAAAAGGATGCTGCCTATCAGTTAAATATACGCCCCGCTACTTTATCTAACTATGAAAGAGGCGTACGCCAGTTTCCCATCGATATTTTACGTAAAATGAAAGATATATACCATATTGACGACGATACCTTTATGGCAATCGTGTTATATGAAACGACAGATAAAGAAATTATTAAAGAAGCCAAATATGAAGTTACTCAAAAAGTAATGAAAGCCGAGGACCGCCAGCTGATGGATTTCCTGCGTGAAAACCATTCACTGCTTGATGAAATCCGCGCGCTCTCTCAAATGCCCCCTAACAAACAAAAGCATCACACTGATTTTTTTGTCAGTATGCTGAAAGTCGCCAGAACATATCTCAAGTGA
- a CDS encoding nuclease-related domain-containing protein, producing MIIKQREMPKHIKTLQCIARRMPDFHPKKPLVAEELYKQIAGYQGEKSSDYYISYLEPAPLVLYNIRLRNGDFHFQIDTILIFNKAIFILEVKNLAGIIEIRSSYDQVLKTTNDQTSAQKSFHTQVKLQKEHLERWVRRNFNMKMPIIPLIIMSNPRSILKAESPELLGNVHPASSIPFAIYHELDKLPSKKHSSKHIMALAELMAASQEELEVDWFERFDFNLKTLLTGMSCPSCEQFAIVQSSMKWSCKNCSLSGFQIVESAIEEAFLLMGEGIRSKELRRFLGGLSAQKMNRIARKAKLYKTGLTKGTKYHCKILGSVEIIEAE from the coding sequence ATGATCATCAAACAACGTGAAATGCCTAAACATATAAAAACCTTACAATGTATAGCCCGCAGAATGCCTGATTTTCATCCGAAAAAGCCACTGGTTGCAGAAGAGCTCTATAAGCAAATCGCAGGCTACCAGGGTGAAAAAAGCTCAGATTACTATATTTCGTATCTAGAGCCTGCTCCGCTCGTGCTCTACAACATCCGTTTAAGAAATGGAGATTTTCACTTTCAAATTGATACGATACTAATATTTAACAAGGCGATCTTCATTCTCGAAGTAAAAAATTTAGCAGGAATCATTGAAATCAGATCGTCGTATGATCAGGTTTTGAAAACCACTAATGATCAAACCTCCGCGCAAAAAAGTTTTCATACTCAGGTAAAATTGCAAAAAGAACATCTTGAGAGGTGGGTCAGGCGGAATTTTAATATGAAAATGCCTATCATCCCGTTGATCATCATGAGCAATCCGCGTTCGATTTTGAAGGCAGAATCCCCGGAGCTACTGGGAAATGTGCATCCGGCTTCATCGATCCCGTTTGCAATCTACCATGAATTAGATAAACTGCCTTCGAAAAAACACTCTTCAAAGCACATCATGGCACTTGCTGAGCTGATGGCTGCATCACAAGAAGAACTCGAAGTTGATTGGTTTGAACGTTTTGATTTTAATTTGAAGACATTACTTACAGGGATGTCATGTCCTTCATGTGAACAGTTTGCAATTGTTCAAAGCAGTATGAAATGGAGCTGTAAAAATTGTTCCTTAAGCGGGTTTCAAATCGTTGAATCTGCCATTGAAGAAGCCTTCCTGCTAATGGGTGAAGGCATCAGAAGTAAAGAGTTAAGAAGATTTCTGGGAGGGCTGTCCGCGCAAAAAATGAACAGAATTGCGAGAAAAGCCAAGTTATACAAAACCGGACTGACGAAAGGAACAAAATATCATTGTAAAATTTTGGGTAGTGTAGAAATAATAGAAGCAGAGTAA
- a CDS encoding DEAD/DEAH box helicase: protein MEKIDVLPLSEGYFSIRVVNEDGEMVDPSLWQYSLLLWHKESFHGTSLPLFSGLPADSIALDSWAVLTLFAQPEFHGRVSFELSEQADFMYDAAPLLYEWITEGKWLAEWNHQAEGETFEMKLGDEFWSEWADMSYSGETADADQKKFMNDWYEHAITSFFDHHPRSSNLAERLFNKGHVLTAEDLAAYFDEKKWQMWVEQKDLELPYRFGLRLEEPESEEQPWRMQPFLRDSRRADWTYDLDLSKPLTDSLPKRWLDEEAVISQELDRWVKLIPYLKEDGEWQLEMAEERAWLFLTEGSEKLLALDVEILLPAWWRSIQKSNVALKASVKGDHSYRPSFVGLDSLVDYDWKISVNGQDLSDEEFQSLVEEKRRFIQLNGEWVALDPAMIARIQQAMQAAKKNGISMQDLLEDHLNDEEDDSADDLRIQFELNRSMKSMMEKLNDTGKIPLLPPPDALQGELRPYQQQGFSWMNFLRANRFGACLADDMGLGKTIQLISYMQHVKETESPEQPFLIISPTSVLGNWQREIERFAPELEVQLHYGPVRAKGEEFGTSIAKADVVLTSYGLCHADQEELSAVQWAAVALDEAQNIKNPFTKQSKAIRSLKGQHHLALTGTPMENRLSELWAIFDFINHGYLGSLAAFRKDFIAPIERDGSEALTLKLQKRIRPFLLRRTKVDPAVGLNLPSKIEQKEFCPLTSEQASLYEQLVQDTLEKIPQLSGIERKGMVLQMLNRLKQLCDHPALYLQEESPADIVARSEKMDKLMDLVEQILEAREGTIIFTQYISMGRMIQDVLQKKYGFKVPFLNGSTPKATRDQLVEQFQAGEFPVFILSLKAGGTGLTLTAANHVIHYDRWWNPAVENQATDRAYRIGQTRFVHVHKFISSGTIEEKIDKMLEKKQSLNEDIIRGDQWITELSNEELEDLLVLNA, encoded by the coding sequence ATGGAAAAGATTGATGTGCTGCCGCTTTCCGAAGGTTATTTTTCAATACGGGTTGTGAATGAGGATGGCGAGATGGTTGACCCTTCGCTTTGGCAGTACTCGCTGCTTTTATGGCATAAGGAATCGTTTCATGGCACTTCCCTTCCTTTATTCAGCGGACTCCCGGCTGACAGTATTGCGCTCGACAGCTGGGCGGTGCTGACGCTTTTTGCTCAGCCGGAGTTCCACGGCCGTGTCAGCTTTGAATTATCTGAGCAGGCGGATTTTATGTATGATGCCGCTCCCCTTTTATATGAGTGGATCACTGAAGGAAAGTGGCTTGCAGAGTGGAATCACCAGGCTGAAGGTGAGACATTTGAGATGAAGCTTGGCGATGAGTTCTGGAGTGAGTGGGCTGATATGTCTTATAGCGGTGAGACGGCGGATGCGGATCAGAAAAAGTTCATGAATGACTGGTATGAGCATGCGATTACGTCATTTTTCGATCATCATCCGAGGAGCTCGAATCTTGCGGAGCGTCTGTTTAACAAAGGGCACGTGCTGACAGCTGAGGATCTGGCTGCTTATTTCGATGAAAAGAAGTGGCAGATGTGGGTTGAGCAGAAGGATCTTGAGCTGCCTTACCGCTTCGGACTGCGTCTTGAGGAGCCTGAATCTGAGGAACAGCCGTGGCGGATGCAGCCGTTCCTGCGTGACAGCCGGCGTGCTGACTGGACCTATGATCTGGATTTATCAAAGCCGCTGACTGACTCTCTCCCTAAAAGATGGCTGGATGAAGAGGCTGTGATTTCACAGGAGCTGGATCGCTGGGTAAAGCTGATTCCTTATTTAAAAGAAGATGGTGAGTGGCAGCTTGAAATGGCTGAGGAGCGGGCGTGGCTCTTTTTAACAGAGGGCAGCGAAAAACTGCTTGCACTCGACGTTGAGATCCTGCTTCCGGCATGGTGGCGTTCGATTCAGAAGTCGAATGTGGCACTGAAAGCTTCTGTAAAAGGGGATCATAGCTACCGCCCGTCATTTGTCGGACTTGATTCGCTTGTGGATTATGACTGGAAAATTTCAGTTAACGGGCAGGATCTGTCAGATGAAGAATTCCAGTCACTTGTAGAGGAAAAGCGGCGCTTCATTCAGCTGAACGGTGAATGGGTTGCGCTTGATCCTGCGATGATTGCCCGCATTCAGCAGGCGATGCAGGCTGCTAAGAAGAATGGCATCAGCATGCAGGATCTGCTTGAGGACCACCTGAATGATGAAGAGGATGACAGTGCAGATGATCTGCGGATTCAGTTTGAGCTGAATCGCTCGATGAAATCAATGATGGAAAAGCTGAATGACACAGGAAAAATCCCTCTCCTCCCTCCTCCTGATGCGCTTCAGGGTGAGCTGAGACCGTATCAGCAGCAGGGATTCAGCTGGATGAATTTCTTACGCGCAAACCGTTTTGGTGCGTGTCTGGCTGATGATATGGGGCTCGGGAAAACGATTCAGCTGATCAGCTATATGCAGCATGTGAAGGAGACTGAATCACCTGAGCAGCCATTTTTAATTATCTCTCCTACCTCAGTTCTTGGTAACTGGCAGCGTGAAATTGAACGCTTTGCACCTGAGCTTGAGGTGCAGCTTCATTATGGACCGGTTCGCGCCAAGGGTGAGGAATTCGGGACATCTATTGCAAAAGCTGATGTCGTGCTGACCTCATACGGCCTTTGCCACGCGGATCAGGAAGAGCTGTCAGCTGTGCAATGGGCAGCAGTCGCACTCGATGAAGCACAGAATATTAAAAATCCGTTTACCAAACAGTCAAAAGCAATCCGCAGTTTGAAGGGACAGCATCACCTGGCACTGACCGGAACGCCGATGGAAAACAGATTGTCTGAGCTGTGGGCGATTTTTGATTTTATTAATCATGGCTACCTCGGCTCGCTTGCTGCTTTCCGGAAAGACTTTATTGCACCGATTGAACGTGACGGGTCAGAAGCGCTGACATTGAAGCTGCAAAAGCGGATCCGTCCATTCCTGCTGCGCCGGACAAAGGTGGATCCGGCTGTCGGTCTGAACCTTCCTTCTAAAATTGAACAGAAGGAATTCTGTCCATTAACGTCTGAGCAGGCATCACTGTATGAGCAGCTGGTACAGGATACACTTGAAAAAATCCCGCAGCTCTCAGGCATCGAGCGAAAAGGAATGGTGCTGCAGATGCTGAACAGACTGAAGCAGCTTTGCGACCACCCTGCCCTTTACCTGCAGGAAGAATCCCCTGCTGATATTGTGGCACGTTCTGAAAAGATGGATAAGTTAATGGATCTGGTGGAGCAGATTTTAGAAGCGCGTGAAGGTACAATTATTTTCACGCAGTATATTTCAATGGGACGCATGATCCAGGATGTACTGCAGAAGAAATACGGCTTTAAAGTCCCATTCCTGAATGGTTCAACGCCAAAAGCAACGCGCGATCAGCTGGTTGAGCAATTCCAGGCAGGCGAGTTCCCTGTGTTTATATTAAGTCTGAAGGCCGGCGGAACGGGTCTGACCCTGACCGCTGCAAACCACGTCATTCACTATGACCGCTGGTGGAACCCTGCAGTTGAGAATCAGGCGACAGACCGGGCATACCGCATTGGCCAGACTCGATTTGTCCATGTGCACAAGTTTATTTCCTCCGGGACGATTGAGGAGAAAATTGATAAGATGCTCGAGAAAAAGCAGTCGCTGAATGAGGATATTATCCGCGGCGATCAGTGGATTACCGAGCTTTCGAATGAAGAACTTGAGGATTTATTAGTGTTAAATGCATGA
- a CDS encoding SWIM zinc finger family protein: MQTQLLADGMERLEQRMFRQFSPADQADERLVQKGLFLYRQGTVYEMGFDAGNQMLKAKVRDVHGVSVRISLNPDKGSSCSCPEEPWCRHRMAVFFKFYQQIASVSQWIQTWRNQKQDASVRAQKSPEAWRRLAETTGALMPFEKIQDDTFLMEHYILAGYRKFQEQAPVEKEWTPLYMLYISFYYYNYLAEKFDQESAGITRGLETIMEAMQKAVYDLTVYAHPFSFDPFFKELKADTARLLGRKDPLSFSIYGMMWFQLFTKRRDRELEAERLAEADQSDETQLAQTIFALLRNDDDFEEQFAESSELAVPHAVQWLEWLLREDEIDRSVRVLKAMQKKLDLYLARMENHSDRRSFSLWLIHKIEGEQLRLHVPDVTIKLYEKLLPYSARHLGAVMLDAGKYKEWVELVHWIDFTPEELEAAGLKKLMERKPEFAAPLLHQWVESLIQKKQRETYKKAVRYLKRLKKIYQGLNEEPRFELYLEQLIDRYRRLRAFREECERGKLIHGKD, translated from the coding sequence ATGCAAACGCAATTGCTTGCGGATGGAATGGAGCGGCTTGAGCAGCGGATGTTCAGGCAGTTTTCGCCTGCTGATCAGGCTGATGAACGTCTTGTGCAGAAGGGATTATTTTTATATAGGCAGGGCACGGTGTATGAGATGGGATTTGATGCGGGTAATCAGATGCTGAAGGCGAAGGTGCGGGATGTGCATGGCGTGAGTGTGCGTATTTCACTGAATCCGGATAAGGGAAGCAGCTGCAGCTGTCCTGAGGAGCCGTGGTGCCGTCACCGGATGGCTGTGTTTTTTAAGTTTTATCAGCAGATTGCGAGTGTGAGTCAGTGGATTCAGACGTGGCGCAATCAGAAGCAGGATGCGTCTGTCCGGGCTCAGAAGTCACCTGAGGCTTGGCGCAGATTGGCCGAGACAACGGGTGCTTTGATGCCGTTTGAGAAAATTCAGGATGATACTTTTTTAATGGAGCATTATATTCTTGCCGGCTATCGCAAGTTTCAGGAGCAGGCACCGGTTGAGAAGGAATGGACTCCTTTATATATGCTTTATATTTCTTTCTATTATTACAACTACCTGGCTGAGAAGTTTGATCAGGAGTCTGCAGGCATTACGCGCGGGCTGGAGACAATTATGGAGGCGATGCAGAAGGCGGTGTATGACCTGACTGTGTATGCGCATCCGTTTTCGTTTGATCCATTTTTCAAGGAGTTGAAAGCAGACACGGCAAGGCTGCTAGGGCGAAAGGATCCGCTCAGCTTTTCGATCTATGGAATGATGTGGTTTCAGCTGTTTACAAAGCGGCGTGACCGTGAGCTGGAAGCGGAACGTTTAGCTGAAGCTGACCAGTCGGATGAGACGCAGCTGGCGCAGACAATTTTTGCGCTGCTCAGAAATGATGATGACTTTGAGGAGCAGTTCGCTGAGTCTTCTGAACTTGCGGTGCCTCATGCGGTGCAGTGGCTTGAGTGGCTGCTGCGCGAGGATGAGATTGACCGTTCCGTCAGGGTGTTAAAAGCGATGCAGAAAAAGCTGGACCTTTATTTGGCGCGGATGGAAAATCATTCTGACCGCCGATCGTTTTCACTGTGGCTGATTCATAAGATTGAGGGTGAACAGCTGAGGCTGCATGTGCCGGATGTGACAATTAAATTGTATGAAAAGCTGCTGCCTTACAGTGCGCGTCATTTAGGTGCTGTGATGCTTGATGCAGGTAAATATAAGGAATGGGTGGAGCTTGTCCATTGGATTGACTTTACACCTGAGGAGCTTGAGGCTGCCGGTTTGAAAAAGCTGATGGAGCGCAAGCCGGAGTTTGCTGCTCCGCTTCTTCACCAGTGGGTGGAGAGCCTGATTCAGAAAAAGCAGCGTGAAACTTATAAAAAAGCGGTGCGCTATTTGAAAAGATTGAAGAAGATCTACCAGGGCTTAAATGAAGAGCCGCGTTTTGAATTGTATCTTGAGCAGCTGATTGACCGGTACAGAAGGCTGCGTGCATTTAGAGAAGAATGTGAGAGGGGGAAACTGATTCATGGAAAAGATTGA